A genome region from Pyrenophora tritici-repentis strain M4 chromosome 9, whole genome shotgun sequence includes the following:
- a CDS encoding eukaryotic translation initiation factor 3: MSLRERVPPQYQNGDAARRAPGDDSDVEEEAMANDYREQVQYDGMEDLDRMPSINSNQDIHAQLQAAATPLEFQATLETKFASYDSYCNLFHYILNSEGPVDLEVPNYYWAWDVIDEFIYQFNSFCSYRQRVAQKSDNEEEIALLRDNPNTWGCYSVLNVLYSLIQRSQISEQLAAMKRGEDASLYAGEYGNRPLYKMLGYFSIIGLLRVHCLLGDFSLALKTLDDIELNKKAMFARVMAAHFTTYYYVGFSYMMMRRYSDAIRMFSHILVYVSRTKNFQKNAQYDSITKKNDQMYALVAICVAFQPTRLDDTIHTALREKYGEQFNRLQRGGPDSLPLFEELFRTACPKFISPTPPDFDNPEVNIDPVEHHLRIFMDEVKNNMMSPTVKSYLKLYTTMDLKKLAGFLEVEPEKLRCWLLVNKQRSRQIRWTEGGLLDGDIIQASDLDYAMEGDLIHVSEAKVGRRLVDWYLRNLARTY, encoded by the exons ATGAGTCTGCGCGAGCGAGTTCCGCCGCAGTACCAGAACGGTGACGCCGCCCGGCGCGCCCCCGGGGATGATTCGGACGTTGAGGAGGAGGCAATGGCGAACGACTACCGGGAGCAGGTGCAATATGACGGCATGGAGGATCTTGACCGGATGCCGTCAATCAACAGCAACCAGGATATTCACGCCCAGCTGCAGGCCGCCGCGACCCCCCTCGAATTCCAAGCGACGCTAGAGACCAAGTTTGCGAGTTACGACAGCTACTGCAATCTCTTCCACTACATCCTCAACTCCGAGGGCCCTGTCGATTTGGAAGTGCCAAAC TACTACTGGGCCTGGGATGTCATCGACGAGTTCATCTACCAGTTCAACAGCTTCTGTAGCTACCGCCAGCGAGTGGCCCAGAAGAGCGATAATGAGGAGGAGATTGCGCTTCTGCGCGACAACCCAAACACATGGGGCTGCTACAGTGTGCTCAACGTTTTGTATTCGCTCATTCAGCGGTCACAGATCAGCGAGCAGCTGGCGGCCATGAAGCGGGGCGAGGACGCGAGCCTGTATGCAGGAGAGTACGGCAACCGGCCGCTGTACAAGATGCTGGGATACTTCTCCATCATCGGTCTGCTCCGGGTCCACTGTCTGCTCGGAGACTTTAGTCTGGCGCTCAAGACGCTCGACGACATCGAGCTCAACAAGAAGGCCATGTTCGCGCGTGTCATGGCGGCTCACTTCACCACCTACTACTACGTCGGATTCTCCTACATGATGATGCGACGGTACTCGGATGCCATCCGCATGTTCAGCCACATCCTCGTCTACGTCTCGCGGACAAAGAACTTCCAGAAGAACGCCCAGTACGACTccatcaccaagaagaatGACCAGATGTACGCACTTGTCGCCATCTGCGTGGCTTTCCAGCCCACCAGGCTCGACGACACCATCCACACCGCTCTAAGGGAGAAGTACGGCGAGCAGTTTAACAGACTGCAGCGCGGTGGTCCCGACTCCCTTCCCCTGTTCGAGGAGCTCTTCCGTACCGCTTGCCCCAAGTTCATCAGCCCAACCCCTCCCGACTTTGACAACCCAGAGGTCAACATCGACCCTGTTGAGCACCACCTCCGCATCTTCATGGACGAGGTCAAGAACAACATGATGTCGCCTACCGTCAAGAGTTACCTCAAGCTCTACACCACCATGGACCTCAAGAAGCTCGCTGGTTTCCTCGAAGTTGAGCCCGAGAAGCTGAGGTGCTGGTTGCTCGTCAACAAGCAGAGGAGTAGGCAAATAAGGTGGACCGAGGGTGGTCTGTTGGATGGTGATATCATCCAGGCTAGCGATCTCGACTACGCCATGGAGGGT GACCTCATCCATGTTTCAGAGGCAAAGGTAGGCCGGAGACTTGTGGACTGGTACCTCCGCAACTTGGCCAGGACGTATTAG
- a CDS encoding OPT domain containing protein codes for MAARTGDESSSLLASSFVHRSRDTQHDRRAIPAGSYELHVLSEKARNLATPETNSDDDPDSSAARSETSPQSIKKTMSRVPLLVRSSPAQGTGSYGVLPILSSSPEDSDTNNLENVSRKKRGKSRLTNSEPSLLSAPDHDESLPSVANLPSTNKTRRRTGDADRSSTTLGVASGGQEECRFEARFAASGLDPSTAGAPLFDSSTSSSSTLDDNEASEDEGLQDMKTNPADNSPYAQVRASVAATDDFSLSIDTPRMWFLSILFSIAGSSTNLFFSLRYPSVSLTPIIALLLVHPLGLLWDQLLKRHDDPEETFIDGSVQRTPSQTKVTWNRRVRLWLAQGRWNMKEHCCVYVSSNVSFGFAFATDVIVEQVKFYRQDLGIMYQILLILSTQILGYSLAGVTRSYLVRPSGMIWPSTLVSTAMFTALHKEENKPADGWTIAPRKFFSRIFLGSVAFYFLPGLLFPALSYFNVLTWFAPKSVVVANLFGISSGLGLFPVTFDWAQIAYIGSPLITPFWAAMNILGGLVGVMWIAAPIMYYKNVLYSSYMPILSSAVWDNRGKPYDVSKILTDNFLFDEEAYKRYSRVYLPITYVLSYALQFAGLTALLSHTGLWYGKDIWRQWRSSWAEIRKEAATDYQPLMNNSETNGRTTSPAMLRHRPSTTSDRDVENLLSAEDVHNRLMRRYNDVPITWYILTGISMTAVGMFVVEYYPVHLPWYGLLLALGIGAVLFIPIGIVMAITNQQSSIYLICQLLCGVLFPGRPVANMVFTTFGYISATQGLKFASDLKLGHYMKIPPRILFKLQLSVTIISSLTQIGVLNWMLNNIPGICTPDAINGFNCPIARVHFNGSILWGVVGPGKFFGPGALYQHLIWAFPVGAIAPVIIYLLARGNRKSILSKVNLAVVFGSLSWIPPATGLNFSVWAIVCYIFNYEIKNRRNAWWKKYNMMLSAALDSGLAFGVVVIFFGIVYPGWMSGFKWWGTEVYKQGCDWQACPYKELPKGETFGPRKW; via the exons ATGGCTGCTAGGACCGGGGACGAGTCGTCTTCGTTGCTTGCTTCCTCGTTTGTCCATCGTTCCAGAGACACGCAGCACGATCGTCGCGCCATCCCTGCAGGCAGCTACGAGTTACATGTCCTGTCTGAAAAGGCCAGGAACTTAGCCACACCCGAAACGAATTCTGATGACGACCCTGATTCATCCGCTGCTCGCTCCGAGACCTCTCCACAATCCATCAAGAAGACAATGTCAAGAGTACCTCTCTTGGTGAGGTCGAGCCCGGCCCAGGGCACAG GGTCTTATGGCGTCCTACCTATTCTTTCTTCGAGCCCAGAGGACTCGGATACCAATAACTTGGAAAACGTTTCGCGCAAAAAAAGAGGGAAAAGCAGACTCACCAATAGTGAGCCCTCGCTGCTCTCGGCCCCCGACCACGACGAATCGTTGCCTAGTGTAGCCAATCTTCCCAGTACCAACAAGACTCGTCGTAGAACAGGTGACGCCGACCGTAGCAGCACGACGCTCGGTGTAGCCTCTGGTGGACAGGAAGAATGCCGCTTCGAGGCAAGATTCGCCGCAAGTGGCCTTGACCCTTCTACCGCTGGTGCGCCACTGTTTGACAGTTCAACCTCTTCGAGCAGCACGCTAGACGATAATGAAGCCTCTGAAGACGAAGGCCTACAAGATATGAAGACTAACCCCGCCGATAACTCGCCCTATGCCCAAGTCAGAGCATCGGTAGCTGCTACCGACGACTTTTCCCTTTCTATTGATACCCCACGCATGTGGTTCCTGTCCATCCTATTCTCTATTGCTGGTTCTTCAACCAACCTGTTCTTTTCCCTACGATACCCTAGCGTCAGCCTTACTCCTATCATTGCACTCTTACTCGTCCACCCTCTCGGTCTGCTTTGGGACCAACTTTTAAAACGACACGATGATCCCGAAGAAACTTTCATCGATGGATCTGTCCAAAGAACCCCCTCACAAACAAAAGTCACCTGGAATCGACGGGTACGACTCTGGCTCGCACAAGGCCGTTGGAACATGAAGGAACATTGTTGTGTCTATGTCAGCAGCAATGTATCCTTCGGCTTTGCATTTGCCACAGAT GTCATCGTTGAACAGGTCAAATTCTATCGCCAGGATCTTGGCATAATGTACCAAATATTACTTATCCTCTCCACACAAATCCTCGGCTATTCTCTTGCTGGCGTTACGAGAAGCTATCTGGTACGACCCAGCGGAATGATATGGCCAAGTACCCTGGTATCGACCGCAATGTTTACTGCGTTACACAAAGAAGAAAACAAGCCGGCTGATGGGTGGACAATCGCCCCGCGCAAGTTCTTTTCGCGCATCTTCCTCGGCTCGGTTGCGTTTTACTTCCTACCAGGTCTACTATTCCCTGCATTGAGCTATTTCAATGTCCTCACTTGGTTTGCACCCAAGAGTGTTGTCGTTGCCAATCTT TTTGGAATTTCATCCGGCCTTGGATTGTTTCCGGTGACTTTCGATTGGGCGCAGATTGCTTACATAGGATCCCCCTTGATTACGCCTTTTTGGGCCGCAATGAATATTCTCGGCGGTCTTGTAGGCGTCATGTGGATCGCGGCGCCGATTATGT ACTACAAGAACGTACTCTACTCTTCGTATATGCCCATTCTCTCATCTGCCGTTTGGGATAACCGCGGAAAGCCGTACGATGTCAGCAAGATCCTGACTGATAACTTCTTATTTGACGAAGAAGCGTACAAGCGCTACAGTCGAGTCTACCTTCCGATCACATACGTCTTAAGTTACGCACTCCAGTTCGCCGGTCTTACTGCCCTGCTCTCGCATACTGGATTGTGGTACGGCAAGGACATTTGGAGACAGTGGCGCAGCTCATGGGCTGAGATCCGGAAGGAAGCGGCAACAGACTATCAGCCATTAATGAACAACTCGGAGACCAATGGTCGCACCACATCCCCAGCCATGCTTCGGCACAGGCCTAGCACAACCTCCGACCGGGACGTTGAGAATCTGCTATCCGCAGAAGATGTACACAACCGGCTCATGCGGCGATACAATGACGTACCGATTACCTGGTACATTTTGACTGGTATCAGTATGACAGCCGTTGGCATGTTCGTTGTCGAGTACTACCCTGTTCATCTACCGTGGTACGGACTTTTACTCGCACTTGGCATAGGTGCAGTCCTGTTCATCCCCATTGGCATCGTAATGGCTATTACGAACCAACAGAGTAGCATCTATCTCATCTGTCAACTGCTTTGCGGCGTCTTATTCCCCGGCCGACCCGTCGCAAACATGGTCTTTACGACCTTTGGCTACATCTCGGCTACCCAAGGTCTAAAGTTTGCCTCGGACCTCAAGCTAGGTCACTACATGAAGATACCGCCAAGAATCCTCTTCAAACTCCAGTTATCCGTAACCATCATATCCAGTCTAACGCAGATTGGTGTGCTCAATTGGATGCTAAATAACATCCCCGGTATCTGTACACCAGATGCTATCAACGGTTTCAACTGCCCCATCGCCCGCGTCCACTTCAACGGCAGTATCCTCTGGGGTGTCGTCGGGCCCGGAAAGTTCTTCGGCCCAGGCGCACTCTACCAACACCTTATCTGGGCCTTCCCCGTCGGAGCCATCGCACCAGTCATCATCTACCTTCTCGCACGCGGAAATCGCAAGTCAATACTCAGCAAAGTGAACCTCGCAGTCGTGTTCGGCAGCTTGAGTTGGATCCCGCCAGCGACCGGTCTCAATTTCTCCGTCTGGGCCATAGTATGCTATATATTCAACTACGAGATCAAGAACCGCAGAAACGCTTGGTGGAAGAAGTACAACATGATGCTCAGCGCAGCATTAGACTCCGGGCTGGCTTTCGGAGTGGTTGTCATATTCTTCGGCATTGTGTATCCCGGCTGGATGAGCGGGTTCAAGTGGTGGGGTACTGAGGTGTACAAGCAG GGCTGCGATTGGCAAGCCTGCCCTTACAAAGAACTGCCCAAAGGCGAGACCTTCGGGCCTAGAAAATGGTGA
- a CDS encoding Lactonase domain containing protein, whose translation MLPSHPLLLPLFGSVASAANLWASHYSGTINYLTFNGNNLALSSSSSTGNKLPSWLTYDNAGKGLYIADENFIGNSGGTLTSFSIGNNGSLRSAGTAPTPQGVVANTLYGGPEGRSFIANAHYQTSQLTTFKLPLNGGQPMQTIKYTGKGPNTGRQEAAHPHHAFVDPTGDFIVVPDLGADAIRIHKINHQTGALTDCAPGKPTPGTGPRHGVFWSPAGSSRVRRAEGTILFIANELTNSVSSWAVTYAQGGCMSLTLKQTLTPYQGNTTAVSGTKVGEIRAKGNFLYNSNRNDKKFSGNDSITQYTISSTGTLTWTDITSSYGTYPRTFDISKDGAFVAVGDQTTSNVAIVARDTTSGKLGKLVANLRIGAAGRPENEDGLSAVVWEN comes from the exons ATGCTGCCTTCGcatcctcttcttctgcCGCTATTCGGCAGCGTCGCCAGTGCGGCCAATCTGTGGGCGAGCCACTACTCGGGTACAATCAACTACCTCACGTTCAACGGCAATAACCTGGCTTTGAGCAGCTCGAGTTCCACGGGTAACAAGCTGCCCAGTTGGCTCACATATGATAATGCTGGAAAGGGGCTGTACATTGCCGATGAGAACTTTATCGGAAACTCCGGAGGAACTCTGACTTCCTTCTCCATCGGGAACAATGGCAGCTTGAGATCAGCCGGAACCGCGCCTACACCTCAGGGTGTAGTTGCAAATACTCTATATGGTGGTCCAGAAGGAAGAAGCTTCATTGCGAATGCTCACTA CCAAACATCGCAATTGACGACTTTCAAGCTTCCGTTGAATGGTGGTCAGCCCATGCAAACAATCAAATACACTGGAAAAGGTCCCAATACGGGCCGACAGGAAGCTGCACACCCACATCACGCCTTTGTCGATCCTACCGGAGATTTCATAGTCGTACCTGACCTAGGTGCTGATGCAATCCGCATCCACAAGATCAACCATCAAACAGGCGCGCTTACAGACTGCGCTCCTGGCAAGCCAACTCCCGGCACAGGCCCAAGACACGGCGTTTTCTGGTCGCCAGCCGGCTCCTCACGCGTGCGCCGCGCAGAGGGCACAATTCTTTTCATTGCGAACGAGTTGACCAACAGCGTCTCCAGTTGGGCGGTGACGTACGCTCAGGGAGGTTGCATGAGCCTGACCTTGAAGCAGACCTTGACGCCCTACCAGGGCAACACCACCGCCGTCTCTGGGACGAAGGTTGGTGAGATCAGGGCCAAGGGAAACTTCCTCTACAACTCGAACCGAAACGACAAGAAGTTCTCGGGCAACGACTCAATCACTCAGTACACCATCTCTTCAACTGGAACCCTTACGTGGACTGATATTACGTCTTCGTATGGCACGTACCCACGCACCTTCGACATCAGCAAGGACGGTGCTTTTGTTGCCGTGGGCGATCAGACAACCTCGAATGTGGCCATTGTGGCACGAGATACGACTTCCGGCAAGCTAGGAAAACTGGTGGCTAACTTGAGGATTGGTGCTGCTGGTAGGCCGGAGAACGAGGACGGTCTTAGCGCAGTGGTGTGGGAAAACTAG
- a CDS encoding DUF2458 domain containing protein: MTENLPQNLDLAQILATLASLPKPAPQPGQDQQHANGNSYNSQGYENIQQQHPTGQVNIHQQSADPRLIGRSVPQHRQPALKPQEPSVSSPPIDPSTITEWKQGLRCVSKIAARNPEFAPAIRKLMKDQESAVKSWETGRKNLIEEQRFKRENERTHRAALSLPGLLKDVALLRTPECEKEELEQYDAKVYRVCKAMVDLQTSSLKVLGVPFFGVKPYLVSGSSYDPTEVTDAQAAPTGGKITKEQLLELQRKMLNHLMELYGD, encoded by the exons ATGACTGAAAACCTTCCCCAGAATCTAGACCTCGCACAGATATTGGCTACACTTGCGAGCCTGCCCAAACCGGCACCTCAGCCTGGTCAAGATCAACAACACGCAAACGGCAACTCATACAACAGCCAAGGATACGAAAACATTCAACAACAGCACCCTACTGGACAAGTCAACATCCACCAACAATCGGCTGATCCTCGCTTGATTGGTCGCTCAGTTCCTCAGCATCGGCAGCCAGCCCTCAAACCGCAAGAACCCAGCGTTTCGTCTCCACCTATTGACCCTTCAACAATCACCGAATGGAAGCAAGGTCTCCGTTGCGTGAGCAAAATAGCTGCTAGAAACCCAGAGTTTGCTCCAGCGATCCGCAAG TTGATGAAAGATCAAGAGTCTGCCGTCAAGTCATGGGAAACTGGCCGTAAGAATCTCATCGAGGAACAGAGGTTCAAGCGCGAGAATGAGCGAACCCATCGAGCTGCACT GTCTCTACCGGGTCTTCTGAAAGATGTTGCACTTCTTCGG ACACCAGAGTGTGAAAAGGAAGAACTTGAACAATATGACGCAAAGGTCTACCGAGTCTGCAAAGCAATGGTCGACTTGCAGACCTCATCTCTCAAGGTCTTGGGTGTTCCCTTCTTTGGCGTAAAGCCTTATCTAGTATCTGGCTCCAGCTACGATCCTACTGAGGTCACAGATGCACAAGCAGCTCCAACAGGCGGCAAGATCACTAAAGAGCAACTTCTCGAACTGCAGCGGAAGATGTTGAACCATCTCATGGAGTTGTATGGAGATTGA
- a CDS encoding HflB, ATP-dependent Zn protease, producing the protein MASNTPQHELAKHIAAGSSSGSPGSLFSHITDNPFFTAGFGLAALGVAARTGQKGLQHGAAFVRRRMLVDLEITRHDDAYPWVLQWMTNYHRAQQAGTRPLVQNGVLSKVLNRIDPRMHHLQVQTFTPQDGPSHTAHFSFVPGPGKHFLRYKNAFILVDRQRERNSLNVKDGVPFETINLTTLYSHRDVFEDIFAEAHQIYQQSQEGKTVIYNSMGTMWQPFGDAKRKRPLDSVVLERGVKERIVEDMEAFIASRKWYLDRGIPYRRGYLLYGPPGTGKSSFIQAVAGHLDFNIAILNVSERGLTDDRLNHLLTKVPRRTVVLLEDVDVAFMNRKTPGPDGFASASVTFSGLLNALDGVASAEERIIFLTTNHVERLDEALIRPGRVDMTVRLGEATEYQIEQLWDRFYAEFDARGEAKQRFMIKVRQLGLIESVSTAALQGLFLYNKDDPEGAINMVEGLTAGHKAESHVGIPGHVDVNEVTSG; encoded by the exons ATGGCATCTAACACGCCTCAACACGAGCTGGCCAAGCACATTGCTGCCGGCAGCAGTAGCGGGAGTCCTGGGTCGCTATTTTCGCACATTACCGATAATCCCTTCTTTACCGCC GGCTTCGGTCTCGCAGCGCTTGGGGTTGCGGCGCGTACTGGCCAAAAGGGACTCCAACATGGCGCCGCATTCGTGCGCCGCCGCATGCTTGTTGATCTCGAAATAACTCGCCATGACGACGCTTACCCGTGGGTCCTCCAATGGATGACGAACTACCATAGGGCACAACAAGCTGGGACCCGTCCGCTCGTACAGAACGGCGTACTTTCGAAAGTCCTGAATCGCATCGACCCGCGCATGCACCACCTTCAAGTCCAGACATTTACGCCGCAAGATGGGCCTTCGCACACCGCCCACTTCTCTTTTGTACCAGGACCGGGCAAGCACTTTTTGCGCTACAAGAACGCCTTTATCCTCGTCGATAGACAGCGAGAGCGGAACAGTCTAAACGTCAAGGATGGTGTGCCGTTCGAGACGATCAACCTTACCACGCTATACTCTCATCGCGATGTCTTCGAAGACATCTTCGCCGAGGCGCACCAAATATATCAGCAGTCACAGGAGGGTAAGACGGTCATATACAACTCCATGGGCACCATGTGGCAGCCCTTTGGAGATGCGAAGCGGAAACGGCCCTTGGACTCTGTCGTCCTTGAGCGTGGTGTCAAGGAGAGAATCGTAGAAGACATGGAGGCTTTCATTGCGTCGCGCAAGTGGTATCTCGACCGCGGAATACCGTACAGGAGAGGTTATCTGCTGTATGGGCCTCCTGGCACAGGAAAGAGCTCTTTCATCCAGGCTGTTGCAGGTCATCTTGACTTCAACATTGCCATATTGAACGTCAGCGAGCGAGGCCTCACAGACGATAGATTGAACCACCTGCTAACTAAAGTCCCACGTCGGACAGTAGTGCTGCTTGAAGACGTCGACGTTGCCTTTATGAACAGGAAGACGCCTGGCCCAGATGGCTTTGCCAGCGCTTCCGTCACCTTTTCAGGACTGCTGAATGCGCTTGACGGCGTTGCCAGTGCTGAGGAGCGCATCATTTTTCTGACAACAAATCACGTCGAGAGGCTCGACGAAGCCCTCATCCGACCTGGGCGTGTGGACATGACGGTCCGCCTCGGCGAAGCGACCGAGTATCAGATCGAGCAGCTCTGGGACCGATTCTATGCCGAGTTTGATGCGCGCGGAGAGGCAAAACAGAGGTTCATGATAAAAGTCAGGCAGCTTGGGCTGATTGAATCGGTGAGCACTGCAGCACTGCAGGGACTGTTTCTCTACAACAAGGACGATCCAGAGGGCGCCATCAATATGGTAGAGGGTCTCACCGCTGGTCACAAAGCAGAGAGCCATGTGGGTATACCGGGGCACGTGGATGTAAACGAGGTGACGTCAGGTTGA
- a CDS encoding EthD domain containing protein, with amino-acid sequence MTYTIVLFITRNHALSSEEFRDYYEHRHIPLAYSLLTQCWPISFTRRYLARISRKGFGGPANPDRPPLMLRGTMNELDCDCIAEMSFNSEAHFQHFYKSAYAKENAALLARDEEKFLEADMTKIIVVGETWSTDEHGVSTSEIGYVQKGERSDSEASGSGHS; translated from the coding sequence ATGACTTACACCATTGTCCTGTTCATCACGCGCAACCACGCCCTCTCGTCAGAAGAGTTCAGGGACTACTACGAACACAGACACATCCCATTGGCATATTCTCTCCTCACCCAGTGCTGGCCCATCTCATTCACACGCCGCTACCTTGCGCGGATATCCCGGAAAGGATTCGGCGGCCCGGCAAACCCTGATCGGCCGCCTCTGATGCTCAGAGGCACTATGAACGAACTAGACTGCGACTGCATTGCCGAAATGTCTTTCAACAGCGAGGCCCACTTTCAACACTTCTACAAGAGCGCTTACGCCAAAGAGAACGCCGCTCTTCTGGCCCGGGACGAGGAAAAGTTTCTGGAGGCGGATATGACAAAGATTATTGTCGTCGGCGAGACCTGGAGCACGGATGAGCACGGCGTCTCCACCAGCGAGATTGGTTACGTGCAAAAGGGCGAAAGATCGGATAGTGAAGCAAGTGGTAGCGGCCACAGCTGA
- a CDS encoding putative carbon-nitrogen family protein → MARTVKAAVVQLYPEPLQPERNFNKATAFIRSAATQGAELAVLPEYHLTSWRPNDAAFLDAVEKSAGYLERYQALAKECRICIVPGTIVELHRENEKAEDKLLNVCYFIDHEGNIAGKYVKKNLWGPEREHLTGSGRDIHDVFDTPIGKVGLLICWDLAFPEAFRELIAQGAKIIIIPTFWTLRDCNEAGLKQNPAAEALFLDSMLTARAFENTCAVVFANAGGPAGEGYAGLSQVTVPFVGALAKLGGAAEGMSVVDIDMQVLEDAEANYQVRADLARDDWHYDYRHARGEAEKSKN, encoded by the exons ATGGCCAGAACAGTCAAGGCAGCAGTCGTTCAGCTGTATCCAGAG CCTCTGCAACCAGAGCGCAACTTCAACAAAGCCACGGCCTTTATCCGTTCTGCAGCAACCCAAGGGGCAGAACTCGCTGTCCTACCAGAATATCATCTCACGAGCTGGAGGCCGAATGATGCAGCCTTCCTCGATGCCGTGGAGAAGAGCGCGGGGTATCTTGAAAGATACCAAGCTTTAGCCAAAGAGTGCCGGATCTGCATTGTCCCCGGCACAATTGTCGAGCTACACCGAGAGAACGAAAAGGCCGAGGACAAACTCCTCAACGTCTGTTACTTTATCGATCACGAGGGCAACATCGCCGGCAAGTACGTCAAAAAGAATCTTTGGGGCCCTGAGCGTGAGCACTTGACTGGTTCGGGCCGCGATATCCACGACGTCTTCGACACGCCGATTGGCAAGGTGGGCTTGTTAATATGCTGGGATTTGGCTTTTCCGGAAGCGTTCCGCGAACTCATTGCGCAGGGTGCAAAGATCATCATTATACCCACGTTCTGGACACTCAGAGACTGCAATGAGGCGGGTTTGAAGCAGAACCCCGCGGCTGAGGCGCTGTTCTTGGATTCAATGttgacggccagggcgttTGAGAACACGTGTGCTGTTGTTTTTGCAAATGCGGGGGGGCCGGCTGGGGAGGGCTATGCGGGCTTGAGTCAGGTCACAGTACCGTTTGTGGGTGCGTTGGCAAAGTTGGGGGGAGCCGCCGAGGGCATGAGTGTTGTCGACATTGACATGCAGGTGCTGGAGGATGCTGAAGCAAACTATCAGGTCAGAGCGGATTTGGCGAGGGATGATTGGCACTACGATTATCGGCATGCGAGGGGAGAGGCGGAGAAGAGTAAGAATTGA
- a CDS encoding APC-basic domain containing protein, giving the protein MAPDLNSVPASPRPTPTSNPSNTQPASGSLSRQTSTSVSRRTSQIYPMSPPPLPLASPGGSGHAFPPLSPGASGGYVQTSADSTGVPMRHPRPMTAAEMHLELEKEQEAVVNRLTRELSALRAHSASVASTTSMSSAADSSIAHAEAATGPMHPTSSRRHRSSSSVSRSGMPVPHRYSISSQPAMGDAANHRSSSVLSTPRYEEVAQHKAELEEVKKENEALKQRIRQLERMIRGNNESEGQRGRRGAPQSQSSVVGNASTNVDVPADASAVSQEGSG; this is encoded by the coding sequence ATGGCACCCGATCTGAACTCAGTGCCTGCATCGCCCCGGCCTACCCCTACGAGCAACCCATCGAACACGCAGCCGGCCTCGGGGTCGCTCTCCCGCCAGACGTCGACATCTGTCTCTAGACGAACCTCGCAGATATATCCCATGAGTCCTCCCCCTCTACCTCTAGCCTCACCGGGGGGTAGTGGACACGCGTTCCCGCCTCTCAGTCCAGGTGCGAGCGGCGGATATGTGCAGACGAGCGCCGACTCGACAGGCGTGCCCATGAGACACCCACGTCCCATGACGGCTGCAGAAATGCACCTGGAGCTCGAGAAGGAGCAAGAAGCAGTAGTCAACCGCCTAACGCGTGAGCTCTCTGCTCTACGCGCGCACTCTGCCTCTGTAGCCTCCACAACGTCCATGTCGAGTGCCGCCGACTCGTCCATAGCCCACGCCGAAGCCGCCACCGGACCTATGCATCCCACGTCCTCGCGCCGCCACCGTAGCTCCTCGAGCGTCTCCCGAAGCGGCATGCCTGTCCCACATCGCTACTCCATCTCCTCGCAGCCAGCAATGGGCGATGCTGCCAATCACCGCAGCTCGAGCGTGCTGAGCACTCCGCGATACGAGGAAGTTGCACAGCACAAGGCCGAGCTGGAGGAGGTCAAGAAGGAGAACGAGGCACTGAAGCAGCGCATCAGACAATTGGAGCGCATGATCCGGGGTAACAACGAAAGCGAGGGCCAGCGGGGACGCCGGGGAGCGCCACAATCTCAGAGCAGCGTGGTTGGCAATGCTTCTACTAACGTAGACGTACCTGCTGACGCGTCTGCAGTCTCCCAAGAAGGCAGTGGATAG